One Bradysia coprophila strain Holo2 chromosome X unlocalized genomic scaffold, BU_Bcop_v1 contig_39, whole genome shotgun sequence genomic window carries:
- the LOC119069860 gene encoding uncharacterized protein LOC119069860: MLHASTSKDDGQISKAKRSKTEDNCPCSGKCLTSRCVCVKAKRDCGSTCKCKSKCKNVFGHLEYFFGADTTCDINPCFEQWLMKNAKNGVETIDRNALRDQITSSANFADSALAEEWKDDDAEEDDISKTQELFRIVFSRSSDLYYSFCDNELLEDDSYWHCDICKTCNKWRFWHCDKCNKCTYGQSLPCERCGRSSAESSDESESPFFPFF; this comes from the exons ATGTTGCATGCAAGCACGTCTAAAGACGATGGTCAAATCTCAAAGGCAAAAAGATCAAAAACCGAAGATAATTGCCCTTGCTCTGGCAAATGTCTGACCAGTCGCTGTGTTTGCGTCAAAGCAAAACGTGACTGTGGCTCTACATGTAAATGTAAATCTAAGTGCAAAAATGTCTTCGGCCATCTGGAATATTTCTTCGGAGCAGATACGACGTGCGACATAAATCCTTGCTTTGAACAATGGCTTATGAAAAATGCTAAAAATGGTGTCGAAACCATCGACAGAAACGCGCTGCGTGACCAGATCACAAGTTCTGCGAA CTTTGCTGATTCGGCTTTGGCTGAAGAGTGGAAGGATGACGATGCTGAGGAAGATGACATTTCTAAGACGCAAGAACTGTTCCGAATCGTTTTCTCCCGATCATCCGATCTTTACTACTCATTTTGTGACAACGAATTATTAGAGGACGATAGCTACTGGCACTGTGACATTTGTAAGACGTGTAACAAGTGGCGGTTTTGGCATTGCGATAAATGCAACAAAT GTACTTACGGTCAAAGCCTACCGTGCGAACGATGCGGTCGATCATCTGCAGAATCCTCTGATGAGTCTGAATCGCCATTCTTTCCCTTCTTTTAA